A genomic window from Vigna radiata var. radiata cultivar VC1973A unplaced genomic scaffold, Vradiata_ver6 scaffold_169, whole genome shotgun sequence includes:
- the LOC111240847 gene encoding isoamylase 1, chloroplastic-like isoform X1 produces the protein MIIPFVFITAKGLEEGEFVSPLVKKLRKRQMQNFFLSLMVSQGVPIIYMGDEYGHTKGGNNNTYCHDNYLNYFQWDKKEESSLDFFRFCCLVTKFHQECESMGLDDFPTSKRLQWHGHFPGMPDWSETSRFVAFTMVGKGLSKDVKARKLALQHWLETIDPRHRYGHNLQFIM, from the exons ATGATCATCCCATTCGTTTTTATTACTGCGAAAGGGTTGGAGGAGGGGGAGTTTGTGAGTCCCTTAGTGAAGAAATTGAGGAAAAGACAAATGcagaatttttttctctctctcatggTTTCCCAG GGAGTTCCAATTATATATATGGGCGATGAATATGGACACACAAAAGGGGGAAACAACAATACCTATTGTCATGATAATTAT CTTAATTACTTCCAATGGGACAAAAAGGAAGAATCCTCGTTAGACTTCTTTAGATTTTGTTGCCTTGTGACTAAGTTCCACCA GGAATGTGAATCTATGGGCTTAGATGACTTCCCAACATCAAAGAGGCTACAGTGGCATGGTCATTTCCCTGGGATGCCAGACTGGTCAGAAACTAGCCGTTTTGTGGCTTTTACCATG GTTGGAAAGGGTCTGTCTAAGGATGTGAAGGCTCGTAAACTTGCTTTACAGCACTGGCTAGAGACA ATTGACCCTCGACATCGCTATGGTCACAATCTTCAATTTATTATGTGA
- the LOC111240847 gene encoding isoamylase 1, chloroplastic-like isoform X2, whose protein sequence is MGDEYGHTKGGNNNTYCHDNYLNYFQWDKKEESSLDFFRFCCLVTKFHQECESMGLDDFPTSKRLQWHGHFPGMPDWSETSRFVAFTMVERMDYEVAIENGRLMYKKSGKPVDTTGKAEWIFVLSTSKTLYVRSRHISFYFI, encoded by the exons ATGGGCGATGAATATGGACACACAAAAGGGGGAAACAACAATACCTATTGTCATGATAATTAT CTTAATTACTTCCAATGGGACAAAAAGGAAGAATCCTCGTTAGACTTCTTTAGATTTTGTTGCCTTGTGACTAAGTTCCACCA GGAATGTGAATCTATGGGCTTAGATGACTTCCCAACATCAAAGAGGCTACAGTGGCATGGTCATTTCCCTGGGATGCCAGACTGGTCAGAAACTAGCCGTTTTGTGGCTTTTACCATG GTGGAGAGGATGGATTATGAAGTAGCTATTGAGAATGGAAGGCTCATGTATAAGAAAAGTGGGAAACCTGTTGACACAACAGGAAAAGCAGAATGGATTTTTGTACTTAGTACATCCAAGACTCTTTATGTACGATCAAGgcacatttcattttattttatatga